A single window of Selenomonas sputigena DNA harbors:
- a CDS encoding MarR family winged helix-turn-helix transcriptional regulator, with amino-acid sequence MQPSDMGTIIALIYRYSQSYFNEKLKKYGLGNGQYVFLLHLLDHEGINQETLAHMVKIDKTTAARAVARLVHAGYVSRTVSDKDRRAYVLRTTEKAQTVKKALKKTMDDWYKILVQDFSPEECRQFDRLVKQAVENAAAQEV; translated from the coding sequence TTGCAGCCAAGCGATATGGGAACGATCATTGCTTTGATCTATCGGTACAGCCAGAGTTACTTTAACGAGAAGTTGAAGAAGTATGGTCTGGGCAACGGACAGTATGTGTTCTTGCTGCACCTTCTCGACCATGAGGGAATCAATCAGGAAACCTTGGCGCACATGGTGAAGATCGACAAGACGACGGCGGCGCGCGCCGTGGCGAGACTCGTCCATGCCGGCTATGTGAGCCGCACGGTCAGCGACAAGGATCGCCGCGCCTATGTACTGCGCACGACGGAGAAGGCGCAGACCGTGAAGAAGGCGTTGAAGAAGACGATGGATGACTGGTACAAGATCTTAGTGCAGGATTTCTCCCCGGAGGAGTGCCGCCAATTCGACAGGTTGGTGAAGCAGGCCGTAGAGAACGCCGCAGCGCAGGAAGTTTGA
- a CDS encoding PTS transporter subunit IIABC has protein sequence MKDEIFGVLQRVGRSFMLPVAILPIAGILLGLGASFTNATTIETYGLTAVLGAGTPLHALLSIMASAGSTIFGNLPIIFAVGVAIGMAKAEKEVAALSAMIAFFVMHTACNAMLKIGGQILADGTIAPSVLEGTIAPSCGILSFQMGVFGGIIVGIGVAWLHNKYHKIVLPNALSFFGGSRFVPIISTIVFLFVGIAMYFVWPLAQQGIFALGGLVTGTGYIGTLIFGIIKRALIPFGLHHVFYLPFWQTGVGGSMMIDGQLVQGGQNIFFAQLASPDVTHFSSDATRYFSGEFIFMIFGLPGAALAMYRCARPEKKKVAGGLLLSAALTSMLTGITEPIEFSFLFVAPALFAVQVALAGAAYMIAHILNIAVGLTFSGGLLDLFIFGILQGEAKTGWMYIIPVGVVYFFLYYFIFSWMIRHFDFKTPGREDDDEETKLYSKADYQAQQGAAGAASGAGASDAKSAAIARGLGSKRNITSVDCCATRLRCSVADSSLVNEKLLKATGAVGVIVKGTGVQVIYGPQVAVIKSNLETYLETAPDVEPEAMAAAEPTEKASATNVPEKNTSAQESGAQEASAGETAAHTLFTPVAGTVHPIEEAPDEAFAGKMMGDGYFVYPTEETVYAPEDGEVVFVFDTKHAIGMKAADGTEYLLHIGVDTVALGGQGFEVFVEGGQKVKKGDRLMTFDDAYIKEHAKSDACLVIFTGLGEGRAVNLTKTGEAKALDEVGSC, from the coding sequence ATGAAAGACGAAATTTTCGGTGTACTCCAACGCGTCGGACGCAGCTTCATGCTGCCCGTCGCCATCCTGCCGATCGCTGGCATACTCTTGGGGCTCGGCGCGTCGTTCACGAACGCCACGACCATCGAGACGTACGGACTTACCGCCGTACTCGGTGCAGGAACGCCGCTTCACGCGCTTCTCTCCATCATGGCGAGCGCGGGCAGCACGATCTTCGGCAATCTGCCGATCATCTTCGCCGTCGGCGTCGCCATCGGCATGGCGAAGGCGGAGAAGGAGGTCGCGGCGCTTTCTGCCATGATTGCCTTCTTCGTCATGCACACAGCGTGCAACGCCATGCTGAAAATCGGCGGCCAGATCCTTGCGGACGGAACGATCGCGCCCTCGGTGCTCGAAGGCACGATCGCGCCGAGCTGCGGTATCCTCTCGTTTCAGATGGGCGTCTTCGGCGGCATCATCGTCGGCATCGGCGTCGCTTGGCTGCACAACAAGTACCACAAGATCGTGCTGCCGAACGCGCTGTCGTTCTTCGGCGGCTCACGCTTCGTGCCCATCATCTCGACGATCGTCTTCCTCTTCGTCGGCATCGCCATGTACTTCGTCTGGCCGCTCGCCCAGCAGGGCATCTTCGCGCTCGGCGGCCTCGTGACGGGCACGGGCTACATCGGCACGCTGATCTTCGGCATCATCAAGCGCGCTCTGATCCCCTTTGGCCTGCACCACGTCTTCTATCTGCCGTTCTGGCAGACGGGCGTCGGCGGCTCGATGATGATCGACGGCCAGCTCGTCCAGGGCGGTCAGAACATCTTCTTCGCCCAGCTCGCTTCGCCCGATGTCACGCATTTCAGCTCGGATGCGACGCGCTACTTCTCGGGCGAGTTCATCTTCATGATCTTCGGCCTGCCGGGCGCGGCGCTCGCTATGTACCGCTGTGCGCGTCCCGAGAAGAAGAAGGTCGCGGGCGGCCTCTTGCTCTCGGCGGCTCTGACCTCGATGCTCACGGGCATCACCGAGCCGATCGAGTTCTCCTTCCTCTTCGTCGCACCCGCGCTCTTCGCCGTGCAGGTCGCGCTCGCAGGCGCCGCCTACATGATCGCGCACATCCTCAACATCGCCGTCGGCCTGACATTCTCGGGCGGTCTCCTCGACCTCTTCATCTTCGGCATCCTGCAGGGAGAGGCGAAGACGGGCTGGATGTACATCATTCCCGTCGGTGTCGTCTACTTCTTCCTCTACTACTTCATCTTCTCGTGGATGATCCGCCACTTCGACTTCAAGACGCCGGGCCGCGAGGACGACGACGAGGAGACGAAGCTCTATTCGAAGGCTGACTACCAGGCGCAGCAAGGCGCGGCGGGAGCAGCGTCCGGCGCGGGCGCATCCGATGCCAAGAGCGCGGCAATCGCGCGCGGCCTTGGCAGCAAGAGGAACATCACTTCCGTCGACTGCTGCGCGACGCGCCTTCGCTGCTCGGTCGCGGATTCCTCACTCGTCAACGAGAAGCTCTTAAAGGCGACGGGCGCCGTCGGCGTCATCGTCAAGGGCACGGGCGTGCAGGTCATCTATGGCCCGCAGGTCGCCGTCATCAAGTCGAATCTTGAGACGTACCTCGAAACAGCCCCCGACGTCGAGCCGGAAGCGATGGCCGCTGCAGAGCCGACGGAAAAAGCTTCTGCGACAAACGTGCCTGAGAAAAACACCTCGGCACAAGAGTCGGGCGCGCAGGAAGCGTCTGCCGGTGAAACTGCCGCACACACGCTCTTCACGCCTGTCGCAGGCACGGTGCATCCGATCGAGGAAGCGCCCGACGAGGCATTTGCGGGCAAGATGATGGGCGACGGCTACTTCGTCTACCCGACGGAAGAGACAGTCTACGCGCCCGAGGACGGCGAAGTCGTCTTCGTCTTCGACACGAAGCACGCGATCGGCATGAAGGCCGCTGACGGCACGGAATACCTGCTGCACATCGGCGTCGATACCGTCGCACTCGGCGGGCAGGGCTTCGAGGTCTTCGTCGAAGGCGGACAGAAGGTAAAGAAAGGCGACCGCCTCATGACCTTCGACGACGCCTACATCAAGGAACATGCAAAGTCCGACGCCTGCCTCGTCATCTTCACGGGACTCGGCGAAGGAAGAGCCGTAAACCTCACGAAGACGGGCGAAGCCAAGGCGCTCGACGAGGTCGGCAGCTGCTGA
- a CDS encoding carbon starvation protein A: MNALMLVGCAIAVFLAAYTIYGRWLVKTWGIDETAATPAQRFEDGQDYAPASRFTVFAHQFSSITGAGPVTGPIIAAMFGWLPAFLWLLVGGVFFGAVQDFSALYASVRNEGRSMGMLIEQYIGKTGRRLFLLFCWLFTLLVIAAFADIVANTFNGFGKDGSLAVPNAAAASISMLYIFVAMGFGLFIRRMKPSGAVKFFVAIALIVAMLAVGISYPLYFDATVWRYVVFAYCFIAAVLPMWFLMQPRDYLSVFLLLGMVAGAVLGVLITNPVIEMPAFVAFEVKGQSLFPILFITIACGAVSGFHSLVSSGTSSKSIENERDMLPVGYGAMLVESLLGVVALVIVCSAATGEHLPDGTPFQIFAGAVSGFFVEFGLPKHVAACIMTMCVSALAMTTIDSVARIGRMSFQELLAPSEGEAEGAAAKLLRNKYVATAITLALGYLLCLAGYMSIWPLFGAANQLLASLVLISIAVFLRTTERKGWMLYVPMTFMFLVTMSALVMSVYGIIGKLMNGGFVFLVDGLQLLLALALMTLALLVVKHCAAELVTGKAEHEARTDM, translated from the coding sequence ATGAATGCACTGATGCTTGTCGGGTGCGCCATCGCTGTCTTTCTCGCCGCCTACACTATCTACGGACGGTGGCTCGTGAAAACGTGGGGCATCGACGAAACCGCCGCGACGCCGGCGCAGAGATTCGAGGATGGGCAGGACTACGCGCCTGCCTCGCGCTTCACCGTCTTTGCGCATCAATTTTCCTCCATCACGGGCGCAGGCCCCGTCACGGGCCCCATCATCGCCGCCATGTTCGGCTGGCTTCCGGCGTTCCTCTGGCTGCTTGTCGGCGGCGTCTTCTTCGGCGCGGTGCAGGATTTCAGTGCGCTCTATGCGTCGGTGCGCAACGAAGGGCGCTCGATGGGCATGCTCATCGAACAGTACATCGGCAAGACGGGGCGCCGTCTCTTCCTGCTGTTTTGCTGGCTCTTCACGCTGCTCGTCATCGCCGCCTTCGCCGACATCGTCGCGAACACGTTCAACGGCTTCGGCAAGGACGGCAGCCTCGCCGTACCGAATGCAGCGGCGGCCTCGATCTCGATGCTCTACATCTTCGTGGCGATGGGCTTCGGACTTTTCATCCGCCGCATGAAGCCATCGGGCGCAGTGAAGTTTTTTGTCGCCATCGCGCTCATCGTCGCCATGCTCGCCGTCGGTATTTCTTATCCGCTCTACTTTGATGCGACGGTTTGGCGCTACGTCGTCTTTGCCTACTGCTTCATCGCCGCCGTCCTGCCCATGTGGTTCTTGATGCAGCCGCGTGACTACCTGAGCGTCTTCCTGCTCCTCGGCATGGTCGCGGGCGCCGTCCTCGGCGTGCTCATCACCAATCCTGTCATCGAGATGCCCGCCTTCGTTGCCTTCGAGGTCAAGGGGCAGTCGCTCTTTCCAATCCTCTTCATCACGATTGCCTGCGGCGCTGTCTCGGGCTTCCACAGCCTCGTTTCTTCAGGCACAAGCTCGAAATCCATCGAGAACGAGCGCGACATGCTGCCCGTTGGCTACGGCGCCATGCTCGTCGAATCGCTTCTCGGCGTCGTCGCCCTCGTCATCGTCTGCTCGGCGGCGACGGGCGAGCATCTGCCGGACGGCACGCCGTTCCAGATCTTCGCGGGCGCTGTCTCGGGATTCTTCGTGGAGTTCGGTCTGCCGAAGCATGTCGCCGCCTGCATCATGACGATGTGCGTCTCGGCGCTCGCCATGACGACGATCGATTCCGTCGCACGCATCGGACGCATGTCCTTCCAGGAGCTTCTCGCCCCGTCGGAGGGCGAGGCGGAAGGCGCTGCCGCGAAGCTCCTGCGCAACAAGTACGTCGCGACGGCAATCACGCTCGCTCTCGGCTATCTGCTGTGCCTCGCGGGCTACATGAGCATCTGGCCGCTCTTCGGTGCGGCGAACCAGCTGCTCGCATCCCTCGTCCTCATCTCCATCGCCGTCTTCCTGCGCACGACGGAACGCAAGGGCTGGATGCTCTACGTCCCCATGACCTTCATGTTCCTCGTCACGATGTCGGCGCTCGTCATGAGCGTCTATGGCATCATCGGCAAGCTTATGAACGGTGGTTTCGTCTTCTTGGTCGACGGGCTGCAGCTCCTCCTCGCGCTCGCACTGATGACGCTCGCGCTTCTGGTCGTCAAGCACTGTGCCGCTGAACTCGTCACGGGCAAAGCCGAGCATGAGGCGCGTACCGATATGTGA
- the htpX gene encoding zinc metalloprotease HtpX, translating into MNTIKTTILMALMMILLVVLGGAIGGKGGAMLMFVVSLAMNFFSYWFSDSIVLRMYGARPLTEREAPELYHLVADLAARAGLPMPKVCLVESMTPNAFATGRSPSHAAVAVTRGIVGMLSREELSGVLAHELSHIKHRDTLISTIAAAMGSAISMLAYMAQWSAIFGRSDDDEGAGGIVGTLLAVLVAPLAATLIQLAISRSREYDADKSGGEICGNPRYLARALEKISGTVQSMPPMREAEAQPATSGLFIVNPLAGSRQAFVNLFSTHPATAERVARLEEQARLLGR; encoded by the coding sequence ATGAATACGATAAAAACAACGATCTTGATGGCGCTCATGATGATCCTTCTCGTCGTCTTGGGCGGCGCGATCGGCGGCAAGGGCGGCGCGATGCTGATGTTCGTCGTCTCTTTGGCGATGAATTTCTTCTCCTATTGGTTCAGCGACAGCATCGTGCTCCGCATGTACGGCGCGCGCCCGCTGACGGAGAGGGAAGCGCCCGAGCTTTATCATCTTGTGGCAGATCTTGCCGCGCGCGCGGGTCTGCCCATGCCGAAGGTCTGTCTGGTCGAATCTATGACGCCGAACGCCTTTGCGACGGGGCGCAGTCCTTCACACGCCGCCGTCGCCGTCACGCGCGGTATCGTCGGCATGTTGAGCCGCGAGGAGCTTTCGGGCGTGCTCGCGCATGAGCTTTCGCACATCAAGCACCGCGACACCCTGATCTCGACGATTGCCGCCGCTATGGGCAGCGCGATTTCCATGCTTGCCTACATGGCGCAGTGGAGCGCGATCTTCGGCCGCTCGGACGACGACGAGGGCGCAGGCGGCATCGTCGGCACGCTTCTCGCCGTCCTCGTCGCACCGCTCGCGGCGACGCTCATTCAGCTCGCGATCTCGCGCTCTAGAGAGTACGACGCCGACAAGTCGGGCGGCGAGATCTGCGGCAATCCGCGCTATCTCGCGCGGGCGCTCGAAAAGATCTCCGGCACGGTACAGTCCATGCCGCCGATGCGCGAGGCCGAGGCGCAGCCTGCGACGAGCGGCCTCTTCATCGTCAACCCTCTCGCCGGCTCGCGCCAGGCCTTCGTGAACCTCTTCTCCACGCACCCCGCGACCGCCGAGCGCGTCGCCCGACTCGAAGAGCAGGCGCGGCTTCTGGGGCGGTGA